From Leptodactylus fuscus isolate aLepFus1 chromosome 11, aLepFus1.hap2, whole genome shotgun sequence, one genomic window encodes:
- the POU3F4 gene encoding POU domain, class 3, transcription factor 4, whose amino-acid sequence MATAASNPYSILSSSSLVHADSAAMQQGSPFRNPQKLLQSDYLQGVPSNGHPLGHHWMGSLGDGNPWSSSLASSPLDQQDIKPGREDLQLGTIIHHRSPHVSHHSPHTNHPNAWGASPAHNPSLPSTGQAINVYSQPGFTVSGMLDHGGLTPPPQTVTTQSLHPVLRGDNTDHGDLGSHHCQDHSDEETPTSDELEQFAKQFKQRRIKLGFTQADVGLALGTLYGNVFSQTTICRFEALQLSFKNMCKLKPLLNKWLEEADSSTGSPTSIDKIAAQGRKRKKRTSIEVSVKGVLETHFLKCPKPAAQEISSLADSLQLEKEVVRVWFCNRRQKEKRMTPPGDPQQHEVFSHSVKTDTSCHDL is encoded by the coding sequence ATGGCCACAGCTGCCTCTAATCCCTACAGCATCCTGAGCAGCTCATCCCTGGTCCATGCAGACTCTGCGGCCATGCAGCAAGGGAGTCCCTTCAGGAACCCACAAAAACTGCTCCAaagtgactacctgcagggggtGCCCAGCAATGGCCACCCCCTGGGACACCACTGGATGGGCAGCCTAGGCGATGGCAACCCCTGGTCTTCCAGCTTAGCCAGCAGCCCCTTGGACCAACAGGACATTAAACCCGGCAGAGAGGACCTTCAACTGGGCACCATCATCCACCACAGGTCACCCCATGTCAGCCATCACTCACCCCACACCAACCACCCCAATGCCTGGGGAGCCAGCCCAGCTCACAACCCCTCGCTCCCCTCCACTGGCCAGGCTATAAATGTCTACTCCCAGCCTGGCTTCACGGTCAGTGGCATGCTGGACCATGGGGGGCTCACCCCTCCTCCACAGACGGTGACCACACAGAGCCTGCACCCTGTCCTGAGGGGCGACAACACCGACCACGGAGACCTGGGCTCCCACCACTGCCAGGACCATTCCGACGAGGAGACCCCCACCTCAGACGAGTTGGAACAGTTTGCCAAGCAGTTTAAACAAAGACGCATCAAACTGGGTTTCACCCAAGCAGATGTTGGCTTGGCCCTGGGCACCCTGTATGGCAATGTCTTCTCCCAGACCACCATCTGCAGGTTCGAGGCGCTACAGCTCAGCTTTAAGAACATGTGCAAGCTAAAACCACTGCTGAACAAGTGGCTGGAGGAGGCAGACTCCTCCACAGGTAGCCCCACCAGCATCGACAAGATAGCAGCCCAGggcaggaagaggaagaagaggacctCCATAGAGGTGAGTGTCAAGGGGGTCCTGGAGACCCACTTTCTGAAATGCCCCAAGCCAGCCGCCCAGGAGATCTCCTCCCTGGCAGACAGCCTGCAGCTGGAGAAGGAAGTGGTCCGGGTCTGGTTCTGTAACAGAAGACAAAAGGAGAAGAGGATGACCCCTCCAGGAGACCCCCAGCAGCACGAGGTCTTCTCCCACAGTGTCAAAACAGACACCTCCTGCCATGACCTCTGA